The following are from one region of the Thermodesulfobacteriota bacterium genome:
- the rny gene encoding ribonuclease Y, producing the protein MQISVGTVLLVILGIAVGMAVGAFLWKRLVDNRHRNLEEQGRKLIEDALAEAERLKREAGLAAKDEALGIKLEAEREIKARKAEVQEEERRLSQRLEQIERKIDLLDQREMELLKREQGFGRLEAEVEERKKRLDAQIEEQRFELERLAGISQEDAKRLLTESIESEARMDAAKALVRIENETRIQADRKAKELIGLAVSRYAGDYVAEKTVSVVPLPNEEMKGRIIGREGRNIRTLEAATGIDLIIDDTPEAVILSGFNPVRREVARLALERLIADGRIHPARIEEIVEKVSQELEVSIREAGEQATFDVGAHGLHVELIKLLGRLKYRTSYGQNVLQHSLEVAFLAGIMAAELGLNVKQAKRAGLLHDIGKAVDHEVEGSHAAIGADLARKYGESPKVVNAIAAHHEEVPPEGVVDVLVQAADALSGARPGARKEMLETYVKRLQDLERVANSFKGVSKSFAIQAGRELRIMVNSEKISDADAVLLSRDIARKVENELTYPGQIRVTVIRETRAVDIAK; encoded by the coding sequence GTGCAGATATCGGTCGGCACCGTGCTCTTGGTCATTCTGGGGATCGCCGTCGGTATGGCCGTCGGCGCGTTCCTGTGGAAGCGCCTGGTGGATAATCGCCACCGCAATCTGGAGGAGCAGGGCCGCAAGCTCATTGAGGATGCCCTGGCCGAGGCGGAGCGCCTCAAGAGGGAGGCAGGCCTGGCCGCCAAGGACGAGGCCCTGGGTATCAAGCTGGAGGCGGAGCGGGAGATCAAGGCCCGCAAGGCCGAGGTGCAGGAGGAGGAGCGGCGGCTGTCCCAGCGGCTGGAGCAGATCGAGCGCAAGATCGATCTGCTGGACCAGCGGGAGATGGAGCTCCTCAAGCGGGAGCAGGGCTTCGGCCGCCTGGAGGCGGAGGTGGAGGAGCGCAAGAAGCGCCTGGACGCCCAGATCGAGGAGCAGCGCTTCGAGCTGGAGCGGCTGGCTGGCATCTCCCAGGAGGACGCCAAGAGGCTTCTGACCGAAAGCATCGAGAGCGAGGCGCGCATGGACGCCGCCAAGGCCCTGGTGCGCATCGAGAACGAGACCCGGATCCAGGCGGATCGCAAGGCCAAGGAGCTCATCGGCCTGGCCGTGAGCCGCTATGCCGGGGACTATGTCGCCGAGAAGACGGTTTCGGTGGTGCCCCTGCCCAACGAGGAGATGAAGGGCCGGATCATCGGGCGGGAGGGCCGCAATATCCGCACCCTGGAGGCGGCCACCGGCATCGACCTCATCATCGACGATACCCCGGAGGCGGTGATCCTTTCCGGCTTCAATCCGGTGCGGCGGGAGGTGGCCCGTCTGGCTTTGGAGCGGCTCATTGCCGATGGCCGCATCCACCCAGCCCGCATCGAGGAGATTGTGGAGAAGGTCTCCCAGGAGCTGGAGGTCTCCATCCGCGAGGCCGGAGAGCAGGCCACCTTCGATGTCGGCGCCCATGGCCTGCACGTGGAGCTGATCAAGCTTTTGGGCCGCCTCAAGTACCGGACCAGCTATGGCCAGAACGTGCTCCAGCATTCCTTGGAGGTGGCCTTCCTGGCCGGCATCATGGCCGCCGAGCTGGGCCTCAATGTCAAACAGGCCAAGCGGGCCGGGCTGCTGCACGACATCGGCAAGGCGGTAGACCACGAGGTGGAGGGGTCTCATGCGGCCATTGGCGCGGATCTGGCCCGGAAGTACGGTGAATCCCCCAAGGTGGTCAACGCCATCGCCGCCCACCACGAGGAGGTGCCGCCGGAGGGCGTGGTGGACGTGCTGGTCCAGGCGGCGGACGCCCTGTCCGGCGCTCGGCCCGGGGCGCGCAAGGAGATGCTGGAGACCTATGTCAAGCGCCTCCAGGACCTGGAGCGGGTGGCCAATTCCTTCAAGGGGGTCAGCAAGTCTTTCGCCATCCAGGCCGGCCGGGAGCTGCGGATCATGGTCAACAGCGAGAAGATCTCCGACGCCGATGCGGTGCTGCTGTCCCGGGACATCGCCCGCAAGGTCGAAAACGAGCTGACCTACCCTGGCCAAATCCGGGTCACCGTGATCCGGGAGACCCGGGCCGTGGACATCGCCAAGTAG
- the tyrS gene encoding tyrosine--tRNA ligase, with product MAVSPLTIDEQLALIERGAVDIVSRPELVEKLRQSQATGRPLRVKAGFDPTAPDLHLGHTVLVQKMRHFQELGHQVLFLIGDFTGMIGDPTGKSETRKALTRADVARNAETYKEQIFKILDPERTEVVFNSAWLEKLSAYDFVRLASQLTVARMLEREDFRLRFQGSQPISIHEFLYPLVQGYDSVALAADVELGGTDQLFNLLTGRDVQRAWGQAPQVVITMPLLEGLDGVNKMSKSLGNYIGITEPAAEIFGKVMSISDPLMFRYYELLSDLPAHEVEGLRQQVAAGGLHPKAAKEQLARELAGRFHGPEEAAAAQAHFQRLFQQHRLPDQMPERRFPAGLEPIRLPRLLLDAGLVASTSEARRLIEQGAVSIDDRRVGDPEHGVAAAGELVLKVGKRRFARIVFA from the coding sequence ATGGCCGTCTCCCCCCTCACCATCGACGAGCAGCTGGCCCTCATTGAGCGGGGCGCCGTGGACATCGTCTCCCGGCCGGAGCTGGTGGAAAAGCTCCGGCAAAGCCAGGCCACTGGTCGGCCCCTGCGGGTCAAGGCCGGCTTCGACCCCACCGCCCCGGACCTCCACCTGGGCCATACGGTGCTGGTCCAGAAGATGCGCCACTTCCAGGAGCTGGGCCATCAGGTGCTGTTTCTGATCGGTGACTTCACCGGCATGATCGGCGACCCCACCGGCAAGTCGGAAACGAGAAAGGCCTTGACCCGGGCCGACGTGGCCAGGAATGCCGAGACCTACAAGGAGCAGATCTTCAAGATCCTCGATCCGGAGCGCACCGAGGTGGTCTTCAACAGCGCCTGGCTGGAGAAGCTTTCTGCCTACGACTTCGTGCGCCTGGCCTCTCAGCTCACCGTGGCCCGGATGCTGGAGCGGGAGGATTTCCGGCTCCGCTTCCAGGGCAGCCAGCCCATTTCCATCCACGAGTTCCTCTACCCCCTGGTGCAGGGCTACGACTCGGTGGCCCTTGCGGCGGACGTGGAGCTGGGCGGCACCGATCAGCTCTTCAACCTTCTCACCGGCCGGGATGTCCAGCGGGCCTGGGGCCAAGCGCCCCAGGTGGTGATCACCATGCCCCTCCTGGAGGGTCTGGACGGGGTCAACAAGATGAGCAAGTCCCTGGGCAACTACATCGGCATCACCGAGCCGGCTGCCGAGATCTTCGGCAAGGTGATGTCCATCTCCGATCCCTTGATGTTCCGCTACTACGAGCTGCTCAGTGACCTGCCCGCCCACGAGGTCGAGGGCTTGCGGCAGCAGGTGGCGGCCGGCGGCCTCCACCCCAAGGCCGCCAAGGAGCAACTGGCCCGGGAGCTGGCCGGCCGCTTCCACGGCCCGGAGGAGGCCGCGGCCGCCCAGGCCCATTTCCAGCGTCTCTTCCAGCAGCACCGGCTGCCGGACCAGATGCCGGAGAGGCGATTCCCTGCCGGTCTGGAGCCGATCCGGCTGCCGCGCCTGCTGCTCGATGCCGGTCTCGTGGCCAGCACCTCCGAGGCCCGACGCCTCATCGAGCAGGGGGCGGTCTCCATCGACGATCGGCGCGTGGGGGATCCGGAGCACGGGGTGGCCGCGGCCGGTGAGCTGGTGCTCAAGGTGGGCAAACGGCGCTTCGCCCGTATCGTCTTCGCGTAG
- a CDS encoding TIGR02266 family protein, translating into MEIERRDTGRANVKLKVTFGSDTEFRSAFTADIGVGGLFLHTDRLLARGEHLYVEFNLPDSGEMVEAEAEVRWLRQNGTPEDGMGVKFLAMSQAHFAKVAGYLKKVHMLPKRSG; encoded by the coding sequence ATGGAGATCGAGCGGCGGGACACCGGCAGGGCCAACGTGAAGCTCAAGGTCACCTTTGGCAGCGACACCGAGTTCAGATCCGCCTTCACCGCCGACATCGGCGTCGGCGGGCTCTTTCTCCACACCGACCGGCTCCTGGCCCGGGGTGAGCATCTCTATGTGGAGTTCAACCTGCCGGACAGCGGCGAGATGGTGGAGGCCGAGGCCGAGGTGCGCTGGCTGCGGCAGAACGGCACCCCGGAGGACGGCATGGGCGTGAAGTTCCTGGCCATGTCCCAGGCCCATTTCGCCAAGGTGGCCGGCTACCTCAAGAAGGTGCACATGCTGCCGAAGCGCTCCGGTTGA